The DNA region TTCGCGCATCACCCGCAGCACGTTGTTGCCGAGAATGGCGCGGATATCGTCATCCGAATAGCCTCGACGGATCAGCTCGGCAACCAGCGCCGGGTAGGTGGACACATCTTCCAGACCGACGGGGACGGTGGTAATGCCGTCGTAATCGCCACCGATACCAATGTACTCGACACCGATACGGTCGCGGATATAGTCGAAATGATCAACCACATCGGCCAGATCGGCCTGGGGTTCCGGGTTGGCTTCCAGCCAGTCGTCCATGCCGGACTCAACCGCATCGGGATGACCGGGGTGCAGGCTTTCCAGGCGGGCCTGCTCGGCGGCACGCTCGGCACCCCACTGGCGCAGCTCCTCGTTGACGAAGCTGGGCACGATCGTGATCATCACCACGCCGCCATTGTCCGGCAGGCGGTCAAGTACATCGTCGGGCGCGTTGCGCGCATGCGGTGTCACGCCCATGGCAGACGAGTGCGAGAAGATCACCGGCGCTTCGCTGACATCCAGTGCATCGTGCATGACCGCCGGGCTGACATGGGACAAATCGATGAGCATGCCCAGCCAGTTCATCTCGCGTACCACTTCCTTGCCGAACTCGTTCAGTCCGTCATGGCGCGGCGCATCGGTGGCGGCATCGGCCCAGTCATGGCTCTGCCAATGGGTCAGCGTCAGGTAGAGGGCGCCGAGTCGATGGAACATGCGCAGTGTGGCCAGCGAATTGTTGAGTACGTGCCCGCCTTCCATGCCGAGCATGGAAGGAATACGACCCTCGGCGAAGGAACGCTCCAGTTCATCGGCAGTAGTGACAAACTCCAACTCGTCATGACGCTGGATCAGGCGATGGGCCAGGTCGATCTGTTCGAGCTGGATACGCACCGCCTCGTCCCCGCTGTAGGCCGGCGGTACATACACCGACCAGAACTGCGCTCCCAGCCGCCCGGCCCGAAGACGCGCCATGTCGGTGTGCATGGGCGGATCCAGCTCGGTGGTGTCATCGTTGAGATCAATGGCCTCGAGACGGTTGTCGACCCGGGTGCGGTACTGCCAGGGCACGTCGTTGTGACCGTCGATCAGCGGTGTCTCGGCCAGCAGTTCGAGTGCGCGCTGGTACTCGGGAGACTGTTCAGCGGCCACTGCCGGTGCGG from Wenzhouxiangella sp. AB-CW3 includes:
- a CDS encoding dipeptidase, encoding MLKFIPLAIVLLLAAPAVAAEQSPEYQRALELLAETPLIDGHNDVPWQYRTRVDNRLEAIDLNDDTTELDPPMHTDMARLRAGRLGAQFWSVYVPPAYSGDEAVRIQLEQIDLAHRLIQRHDELEFVTTADELERSFAEGRIPSMLGMEGGHVLNNSLATLRMFHRLGALYLTLTHWQSHDWADAATDAPRHDGLNEFGKEVVREMNWLGMLIDLSHVSPAVMHDALDVSEAPVIFSHSSAMGVTPHARNAPDDVLDRLPDNGGVVMITIVPSFVNEELRQWGAERAAEQARLESLHPGHPDAVESGMDDWLEANPEPQADLADVVDHFDYIRDRIGVEYIGIGGDYDGITTVPVGLEDVSTYPALVAELIRRGYSDDDIRAILGNNVLRVMREAEAVAARMQSERPASDAQFEDFE